Proteins from a single region of Verrucosispora sp. NA02020:
- a CDS encoding carbohydrate ABC transporter permease, with product MRHGVGRFVTGFLALPVGLYVFYVVWPFLQAAGYSLTDWGGYSDRQQFVGLDNYIRLFSDELIRKAFWHNVFFLITVPLFTIALALFLAFLLNVGGREDKAGIRGVFGSGFYKVIFFFPQVLSLVVIAVMWQQIYRADSQGLINGLLMKIGLVSEEDPITFMYDPEPFLGVPAVLWWLLLIAVWSGAGFYMVLFSAAMQSIPKDVYEAAILDGAGRFHTFFRITLPLLRDTVSVAWVYLGFIALDMYALVFVMTPSQGGPNHASEIFASVLNFTAFQKGQFGYACAMGVALAIFTILLAALQLRITRRERIEY from the coding sequence ATGCGGCACGGTGTTGGCCGTTTCGTCACGGGTTTCCTGGCACTGCCGGTCGGCCTCTACGTCTTCTACGTGGTGTGGCCCTTCCTGCAGGCCGCCGGGTACTCGCTGACCGACTGGGGAGGCTACTCCGACAGGCAGCAGTTCGTCGGGCTGGACAACTACATCCGGTTGTTCTCCGACGAGCTGATCAGGAAGGCGTTCTGGCACAACGTCTTCTTCCTGATCACCGTGCCGCTGTTCACCATCGCGCTGGCCCTGTTCCTCGCGTTCCTGCTCAACGTGGGCGGACGCGAGGACAAGGCCGGCATCCGGGGCGTCTTCGGCTCCGGGTTCTACAAGGTGATCTTCTTCTTCCCGCAGGTGCTCTCCCTGGTCGTCATCGCGGTGATGTGGCAGCAGATCTACCGCGCCGACAGCCAGGGCCTGATCAACGGCCTCCTGATGAAGATCGGGCTGGTCAGCGAAGAAGACCCGATCACCTTCATGTACGACCCGGAGCCCTTCCTCGGCGTACCGGCGGTGTTGTGGTGGTTGTTGCTGATCGCGGTCTGGAGCGGCGCCGGTTTCTACATGGTGCTGTTCTCGGCGGCCATGCAGTCGATCCCGAAGGACGTCTACGAGGCGGCCATCCTCGACGGCGCGGGACGCTTCCACACCTTCTTCCGGATCACCCTGCCGCTGCTGCGGGACACCGTCTCGGTGGCCTGGGTCTACCTGGGCTTCATCGCCCTGGACATGTACGCCCTGGTCTTCGTGATGACGCCCAGCCAGGGCGGACCCAACCACGCCAGCGAGATCTTCGCGTCGGTGCTGAACTTCACCGCCTTCCAGAAGGGCCAGTTCGGCTACGCCTGCGCCATGGGCGTGGCGCTGGCGATCTTCACGATCCTGCTGGCCGCGCTCCAGCTCCGGATCACCCGTCGTGAGCGGATCGAGTACTGA
- the ngcE gene encoding N-acetylglucosamine/diacetylchitobiose ABC transporter substrate-binding protein, with the protein MSVSPDLNRRTLLRRAAAAGLLVTPAAGLLSACAGSTPSENTDNAGEKSTDNPFGVQADSAVKVVIFNGGLGDAWAKEDQAIFNAKHPNITVNMSSTQKIKTEEQPKMATQPSDVVMNSGADMMDISTLVNEGAIEPLDDLLAAPAWEGGGTVADTLLPGTVADGTFQSKFYVVNIAYTVWGNWYNSALFDREGWAPPKTFDEFFALAPKIKAKGMSPYVYDAVHGYYPRWALMATVWKSAGKQAVIDIDNLKENAWRADGILPALEVWEKLVKDKLVLPGKLDHTQSQQAWLDGKAAFIQVGTWLKNEMAATIPPGFEMKISDYWGLGATDKAPNDVYAGAGEGIVVPSKAPNKAAAKEFLRAVLSKAGSAKFAELTKSLASTTGSGDNVQDSALASANDLMKNAPKDLVSIKFWNFYADLDKESQNLSQELMAGRLTAAQFVDKMQAAADKVAKDSSITKQTRDA; encoded by the coding sequence ATGTCCGTTTCCCCCGATCTGAACCGCCGGACCCTGCTGCGCCGCGCGGCCGCCGCGGGCCTCCTGGTGACCCCGGCCGCGGGTCTGCTCAGCGCCTGCGCGGGCAGCACGCCCAGCGAGAACACCGACAACGCCGGGGAGAAGAGCACCGACAACCCCTTCGGCGTGCAGGCTGACAGCGCCGTGAAGGTGGTCATCTTCAACGGTGGGCTCGGTGACGCCTGGGCGAAGGAAGATCAGGCGATCTTCAACGCCAAGCACCCGAACATCACCGTCAACATGAGCTCCACCCAGAAGATCAAGACCGAAGAGCAGCCCAAGATGGCGACGCAGCCGAGCGACGTCGTGATGAACTCGGGCGCCGACATGATGGACATCAGCACCCTGGTCAACGAGGGCGCCATCGAGCCGCTGGACGACCTGCTCGCCGCCCCGGCCTGGGAGGGCGGGGGCACCGTCGCCGACACCCTGCTGCCCGGCACCGTCGCCGACGGCACCTTCCAGAGCAAGTTCTACGTGGTCAACATCGCCTACACGGTCTGGGGCAACTGGTACAACTCGGCCCTGTTCGACCGGGAGGGCTGGGCCCCGCCGAAGACCTTCGACGAGTTCTTCGCGCTCGCCCCGAAGATCAAGGCCAAGGGCATGTCGCCGTACGTCTACGACGCCGTGCACGGCTACTACCCGCGCTGGGCGCTGATGGCCACGGTCTGGAAGTCGGCCGGCAAGCAGGCGGTCATCGACATCGACAACCTCAAGGAGAACGCCTGGCGGGCCGACGGCATCCTGCCTGCCCTGGAGGTGTGGGAGAAGCTGGTCAAGGACAAGCTGGTGCTCCCGGGCAAGCTCGACCACACCCAGTCGCAGCAGGCCTGGCTCGACGGCAAGGCGGCCTTCATCCAGGTCGGCACCTGGCTCAAGAACGAGATGGCGGCGACCATCCCGCCGGGCTTCGAGATGAAGATCTCCGACTACTGGGGCCTGGGTGCCACCGACAAGGCGCCCAACGACGTCTACGCCGGCGCCGGCGAGGGCATCGTGGTGCCGAGCAAGGCCCCGAACAAGGCGGCGGCCAAGGAGTTCCTGCGGGCCGTGCTCTCCAAGGCCGGTTCGGCGAAGTTCGCCGAGCTGACCAAGTCCCTCGCCTCCACCACCGGCTCCGGCGACAACGTCCAGGACTCGGCGCTGGCCAGCGCCAACGACCTGATGAAGAACGCGCCCAAGGACCTGGTCTCGATCAAGTTCTGGAACTTCTACGCGGACCTGGACAAGGAGAGCCAGAACCTCTCCCAGGAGCTGATGGCCGGCCGGCTCACCGCCGCGCAGTTCGTCGACAAGATGCAGGCCGCCGCCGACAAGGTGGCCAAGGACTCGTCCATCACCAAGCAGACCCGCGACGCGTGA
- a CDS encoding carbohydrate ABC transporter permease, with the protein MSTVTHTPGGQAGPDQAPPPGRTPAERAAVGGGRAGARFFNGLSHLFLAVWAIMVFYPLLWVVMSALKTDSEVIRKPLSLIPEQLQWHNFGRAWTEGHIGEFFLNTVLVLTGSVFLTMLLGSMAAYVLARYEFPGNRLIYYMFLSGLTLPIYLAAVPLFKGVYNTGVALPFLGPNKHLMLILVYVAWSLAFTVFFMHSFFRTLPNAIAEAGMVDGASHSRLFFSVMLPMAKPGLISIGIFNVLGQWNQWYLPTLLMQSVAGEPKNQVISQGLIELSVNQGYRSDWSGLFAGVTMAMLPVLIVYIVFQRQVQSGLTAGVSK; encoded by the coding sequence ATGAGCACGGTGACCCACACCCCGGGTGGCCAGGCCGGGCCCGACCAGGCCCCGCCGCCGGGACGTACGCCGGCCGAACGCGCCGCCGTCGGTGGCGGTCGTGCCGGGGCACGGTTCTTCAACGGCCTCTCGCATCTGTTCCTCGCCGTCTGGGCGATCATGGTGTTCTACCCGCTGCTGTGGGTGGTGATGTCGGCGCTCAAGACCGACTCGGAGGTGATCCGCAAGCCGCTGTCGCTCATCCCGGAGCAGTTGCAGTGGCACAACTTCGGTCGGGCCTGGACCGAGGGGCACATCGGCGAGTTCTTCCTCAACACCGTGCTGGTGTTGACCGGCAGCGTCTTCCTCACCATGCTGCTCGGCTCGATGGCCGCCTACGTGCTCGCCCGCTACGAGTTCCCCGGCAACCGGCTGATCTACTACATGTTCCTGTCCGGTCTGACCCTGCCGATCTACCTCGCCGCGGTGCCGCTGTTCAAGGGCGTCTACAACACCGGTGTGGCGCTGCCGTTCCTCGGCCCGAACAAGCACCTGATGCTGATCCTGGTCTACGTGGCGTGGTCGCTGGCGTTCACCGTCTTCTTCATGCACTCGTTCTTCCGGACGCTGCCCAACGCGATCGCGGAGGCGGGCATGGTCGACGGGGCTTCGCACAGCCGGCTCTTCTTCAGCGTGATGCTGCCGATGGCCAAGCCCGGCCTGATCAGCATCGGCATCTTCAACGTGCTCGGCCAGTGGAACCAGTGGTACCTGCCGACCCTGCTCATGCAGTCGGTGGCCGGCGAGCCGAAGAACCAGGTCATCTCCCAGGGGCTGATCGAGCTGTCGGTCAACCAGGGCTACCGCTCCGACTGGTCCGGCCTGTTCGCCGGGGTGACGATGGCGATGCTGCCGGTGCTCATCGTCTATATCGTCTTCCAGCGCCAGGTGCAGTCCGGCCTCACCGCCGGCGTCAGCAAGTAG
- a CDS encoding N-acetylglucosamine kinase, which yields MSDTVVIGLDVGGTSTRALAVTLDGGRLGTGRAGGGNPTSHGATRAAGELLTALRAALAGIDPTRVRAGAIGLAGAGRLQADPAGRAAFADAWRTAGLRCPYAVHGDALIAYASATAAPRGTVLVAGTGAIAAEVRNLRLDRVADGHGWLLGDAGSGFWLGRQAVRRLLTALDSGTDPGDLGRRVLTELTGSAEIAARPRDTVDAVVQAATRRPPVELSRLAPLVLDAAAAGEPTGVALLDTAGTHLADTVGRIRAADDTDVLVLGGGLLTGDTPLAAAVHAEARRRWPDAPVRPAGDGAAAAAWLAARELPEVTDPTDLHARLVPPPT from the coding sequence ATGTCCGACACCGTCGTGATCGGCCTCGATGTCGGCGGCACATCCACCCGGGCGCTCGCCGTGACCCTCGACGGCGGCCGTCTCGGCACCGGCCGAGCCGGCGGCGGCAACCCCACGAGCCACGGCGCCACCCGCGCCGCCGGGGAGCTCCTGACCGCCCTACGCGCGGCACTCGCCGGCATCGACCCGACCCGGGTACGCGCCGGCGCCATCGGCCTCGCCGGAGCGGGCCGCCTCCAGGCCGACCCCGCCGGACGCGCCGCCTTCGCCGATGCCTGGCGGACCGCCGGCCTCCGCTGCCCGTACGCGGTACACGGCGACGCCCTCATCGCGTACGCCTCCGCCACCGCCGCCCCTCGGGGCACCGTCCTCGTGGCCGGCACCGGCGCCATCGCCGCCGAGGTCCGCAACCTACGCCTGGACCGCGTCGCCGACGGACACGGCTGGCTGCTCGGCGACGCCGGCTCCGGCTTCTGGCTCGGACGACAGGCGGTACGCCGACTGCTCACCGCCCTCGACAGCGGCACCGACCCGGGCGACCTCGGCCGACGGGTGCTCACCGAACTGACCGGCTCTGCCGAGATCGCGGCCCGCCCCCGCGACACCGTCGACGCGGTCGTGCAGGCCGCCACCCGTCGCCCACCGGTGGAACTCTCCCGCCTCGCCCCGCTGGTGCTCGACGCCGCCGCCGCCGGCGAACCGACCGGGGTCGCGTTGCTCGACACGGCCGGCACCCACCTCGCCGACACGGTCGGCCGGATCCGAGCGGCCGACGACACCGACGTCCTGGTGCTCGGCGGCGGGCTGCTGACCGGCGACACCCCGCTGGCCGCCGCAGTCCACGCCGAGGCCCGACGACGCTGGCCGGACGCCCCGGTCCGACCGGCCGGGGACGGCGCCGCCGCCGCGGCCTGGCTGGCCGCCCGCGAACTGCCCGAGGTGACCGACCCGACCGACCTGCACGCCCGCCTGGTCCCGCCACCCACCTGA
- a CDS encoding bifunctional 3'-5' exonuclease/DNA polymerase, translating into MSYPGGRMLFVLVAVVPDERGGGVLQPLDPAGAALGQPEPTADLAAAVAARERADSPRWVWACGTTLYPALLRAGVRVARCHDVELTEALLLGYAGRFGEPRALAAAWARLTGAPVPADPPPRVAAPPGGGQGALFDAVPGPQGPGITALTGVYADQLDRIAATGAPGRFRLLVAAESAGALIGPEMGAAGLPWRADVHDAILTELLGEPSPVGGPPRRLAELATRIAEAFGVRQVHADSPAELLRAFARAGVELPNTRAWVLRGVDHPAVPLVLEYKELYRIWTAHGRAWRDAWVREGRFQPEYVPGGVVSGRWATRGGGALQIPKVIRRAVVADPGWRFVVADAGQLEPRVLAAVSGDTRLAAAGATGDLYAALARDAFGGDRGRAKLALLGAMYGQTGGAAVPALAVLRRNYPTAFGHVEAAARTGEAGGLVRSWLGRTCPPGTTGFGAGDDGPSDPDAAGDPQSPRARAARSRGRFTRNFVIQATAAEWASTLLAVLRGELAGTEAELVFFQHDEVIVHCPAAQAERVAEAVDRAGRRATALLFGETAVRFPLDLSVVECYADAA; encoded by the coding sequence GTGTCGTACCCGGGCGGAAGAATGCTGTTCGTGCTGGTGGCGGTGGTGCCCGACGAGCGGGGCGGGGGAGTGCTGCAACCCCTCGACCCGGCGGGCGCCGCCCTGGGGCAGCCGGAGCCGACCGCCGACCTGGCCGCCGCGGTGGCCGCCCGGGAGCGGGCCGACTCGCCGCGCTGGGTCTGGGCCTGCGGCACCACCCTTTATCCGGCGCTGCTGCGGGCCGGTGTCCGCGTCGCTCGCTGCCACGACGTGGAGCTGACCGAGGCGTTGCTGCTCGGCTACGCCGGCCGCTTCGGTGAGCCCCGCGCGTTGGCGGCGGCGTGGGCGCGGTTGACCGGCGCGCCGGTGCCGGCCGATCCGCCGCCGCGCGTGGCCGCCCCGCCGGGCGGTGGGCAGGGCGCGCTCTTCGACGCCGTGCCCGGGCCGCAGGGTCCGGGCATCACGGCGTTGACCGGGGTGTACGCCGATCAACTCGACCGGATCGCGGCGACCGGGGCACCGGGGCGGTTCCGGCTGTTGGTGGCGGCCGAGTCGGCCGGTGCGCTGATCGGGCCCGAGATGGGTGCGGCTGGCCTGCCCTGGCGCGCTGACGTGCACGACGCGATCCTGACCGAGCTGCTCGGGGAGCCGTCACCGGTGGGCGGGCCGCCCCGCCGACTGGCCGAGTTGGCGACGCGGATCGCCGAGGCGTTCGGCGTACGGCAGGTGCACGCGGACAGCCCGGCGGAACTGCTGCGGGCGTTCGCGCGGGCCGGGGTGGAGCTGCCGAACACGCGGGCCTGGGTGCTGCGCGGAGTGGACCATCCGGCGGTGCCGCTGGTGCTGGAGTACAAGGAGCTCTATCGGATCTGGACGGCGCACGGGCGGGCCTGGCGGGACGCGTGGGTCCGCGAGGGGCGGTTCCAGCCGGAGTACGTTCCCGGTGGAGTGGTGTCGGGCCGGTGGGCGACCCGTGGTGGTGGCGCGTTGCAGATCCCGAAGGTGATCCGTCGTGCGGTGGTGGCCGACCCGGGGTGGCGGTTCGTGGTGGCCGACGCGGGGCAACTGGAGCCTCGGGTGCTGGCGGCGGTCTCCGGCGACACCCGGCTGGCGGCGGCGGGTGCCACCGGTGACCTGTACGCCGCGCTGGCCCGGGACGCGTTCGGCGGTGACCGGGGTCGAGCCAAGCTCGCCCTGCTGGGGGCGATGTACGGGCAGACCGGTGGTGCGGCGGTGCCGGCCCTGGCGGTGCTGCGGCGCAACTACCCGACCGCGTTCGGTCATGTCGAGGCGGCGGCCCGCACCGGTGAGGCGGGCGGGCTGGTGCGGTCGTGGTTGGGGCGTACCTGTCCGCCGGGGACGACCGGGTTCGGCGCGGGTGACGACGGGCCGTCCGACCCGGATGCGGCCGGTGACCCGCAGTCGCCCCGGGCCCGCGCGGCCCGGTCCCGTGGGAGGTTCACCCGCAACTTCGTCATCCAGGCCACCGCCGCCGAGTGGGCCTCGACGCTGCTCGCGGTGCTGCGGGGCGAGTTGGCCGGCACCGAGGCCGAGTTGGTCTTCTTCCAGCACGACGAGGTGATCGTGCACTGCCCGGCCGCGCAGGCCGAGCGGGTCGCCGAAGCGGTCGACCGGGCCGGGCGGCGGGCCACCGCGCTGTTGTTCGGCGAGACCGCGGTGCGGTTCCCGTTGGACCTGTCGGTGGTGGAGTGTTACGCCGACGCGGCGTGA
- a CDS encoding VOC family protein, protein MIDPAASIRIARPSRDLAVAEHFYRDGLGLHVLWRGQGGPGEHDLIMLGWPEASWHLELVGGPHLAVRPTPGPEDLLVIYLGEAPDEKLVPRLESAGGRRVSQGAYWDRWGITVEDPDGYRLVLSHRSWSNAD, encoded by the coding sequence GTGATCGACCCCGCCGCCAGCATCCGGATCGCCCGACCGTCCCGTGACCTCGCGGTCGCGGAGCACTTCTATCGCGACGGGCTCGGCCTGCACGTGCTCTGGCGAGGGCAGGGCGGTCCCGGCGAGCACGACCTGATCATGCTGGGCTGGCCGGAAGCCTCCTGGCACCTGGAACTGGTCGGCGGCCCGCACCTGGCGGTCCGACCGACACCGGGCCCCGAGGACCTGCTCGTGATCTACCTCGGCGAAGCTCCCGACGAGAAGCTCGTCCCCCGACTCGAATCCGCCGGTGGTCGCCGGGTCTCCCAGGGCGCCTACTGGGACCGGTGGGGGATCACCGTCGAGGATCCGGACGGCTACCGCCTCGTGCTGTCCCACCGCTCGTGGTCGAACGCCGACTGA
- a CDS encoding SIS domain-containing protein: MISAQGYADAVRPVLDRLVDRGHEPLGRAADLIAGSLRDGGVLQAFGAGHSEAFAAELVARAGGLVPTNRLTLHDLVLHGDAPRDLLADPKLERDPAIAHQLYEIAAPQPQDVFVVASQSGINGSVVELALLVTGRGHPLIAVTSVEHTGRVAPRHPSGRRLVDLADVVLDNGAPYGDALLPLEGGGAVCAVSSVTSALLAQLLTAEVVRRFHQAGEAPPIYLSANVPGGDEHNLALESRYAGRLRRTA; encoded by the coding sequence ATGATCAGCGCCCAGGGGTACGCGGACGCCGTCCGCCCCGTTCTCGACCGTCTCGTCGACCGGGGGCACGAACCGCTCGGCCGGGCCGCCGACCTGATCGCCGGCAGCCTGCGCGACGGTGGGGTGCTCCAGGCGTTCGGGGCCGGGCACTCCGAGGCGTTCGCGGCCGAGCTGGTGGCCCGGGCCGGCGGGCTGGTGCCCACCAACCGGCTCACCCTGCACGACCTGGTGCTGCACGGCGACGCCCCGCGCGACCTGCTCGCCGACCCGAAGCTGGAGCGCGACCCGGCCATCGCCCACCAGCTCTACGAGATCGCCGCGCCGCAGCCGCAGGACGTGTTCGTGGTGGCGTCCCAGTCCGGCATCAACGGCTCGGTGGTCGAACTGGCCCTGCTGGTCACCGGTCGCGGTCACCCGTTGATCGCGGTCACCTCGGTCGAGCACACCGGACGGGTCGCTCCGCGCCACCCGTCGGGCCGGCGGCTCGTCGATCTCGCCGACGTCGTGCTGGACAACGGCGCGCCGTACGGTGACGCACTGCTGCCGCTCGAGGGCGGCGGCGCGGTCTGTGCGGTCTCCTCGGTCACCTCGGCGCTGCTGGCGCAGCTGCTGACCGCGGAGGTCGTACGACGGTTCCACCAGGCCGGAGAGGCACCCCCTATCTACCTCTCCGCCAACGTCCCCGGTGGGGACGAGCACAACCTCGCCCTCGAGTCGCGGTACGCCGGTCGTCTCCGGCGCACCGCCTGA
- a CDS encoding MurR/RpiR family transcriptional regulator, which translates to MVDHEADTSAGTAVADADRVDRRGAIGVASGGILARVRSGSDELTGALRRVAEHVLSDPEAAARATIVELAERSGTSPATVTRFCRAMGFDGYADLRLGIASETGRARSAGWTVDIGREIQPSDPLDRVLEQIMAADTRAMHDTAALLDLDEVERAANAIAGASRVNIFGASGSALVGEEMQFSLHRIGVAAWAWNDVHSGLASAALLRPGDVALGISHSGQTREAIEMVAEGGSRGATTIALTGFRRSPLAELADVVLLTASHATTFRPDALSARHPQLVVLDLLYIAVAQRTHDRAHAAFRRTAQAVDGHKAARGASA; encoded by the coding sequence ATGGTTGATCACGAGGCGGACACCTCCGCGGGCACCGCGGTGGCCGACGCCGACCGGGTTGACCGGCGGGGCGCCATCGGCGTCGCCTCGGGCGGGATACTCGCTCGGGTGCGCAGCGGGTCCGACGAGCTGACCGGCGCGCTGCGCCGGGTCGCCGAGCACGTCCTCAGCGACCCGGAGGCGGCGGCGCGGGCCACCATCGTCGAGCTGGCCGAGCGCAGTGGCACGTCACCGGCCACGGTCACCCGGTTCTGCCGGGCGATGGGCTTCGACGGCTACGCCGACCTGCGGTTGGGCATCGCCTCCGAGACCGGCCGGGCCCGCTCGGCCGGGTGGACCGTCGACATCGGACGCGAGATCCAGCCCAGCGACCCGCTGGACCGGGTCCTGGAACAGATCATGGCGGCCGACACCCGGGCCATGCACGACACCGCCGCGCTGCTCGACCTCGACGAGGTGGAACGGGCCGCGAACGCCATCGCCGGGGCCAGCCGGGTCAACATCTTCGGTGCCAGCGGCAGTGCCCTGGTCGGCGAGGAGATGCAGTTCAGCCTGCACCGCATCGGGGTGGCCGCCTGGGCGTGGAACGACGTGCACTCCGGGCTCGCCTCCGCCGCGCTGCTGCGCCCGGGCGACGTCGCGCTGGGCATCTCGCACAGCGGCCAGACCCGGGAGGCCATCGAGATGGTGGCCGAGGGCGGTAGCCGGGGCGCGACCACCATCGCGCTGACCGGGTTCCGTCGCTCGCCGCTGGCCGAACTGGCCGACGTCGTGCTGCTGACCGCCAGCCACGCCACCACGTTCCGTCCGGACGCGCTGTCGGCCCGGCATCCGCAGCTGGTCGTCCTCGACCTGCTCTACATCGCGGTCGCCCAGCGCACCCACGACCGCGCACACGCGGCCTTCCGGCGTACCGCCCAGGCCGTCGACGGGCACAAGGCCGCGAGGGGAGCCAGCGCATGA
- a CDS encoding acyltransferase — protein MRRLARLAAWTPADRERYLDLLRAVAIMMVVLGHWAVATIGYDEHGQPDGHSALPAIPWAYPLTWAVQVMPVFFLVGGYANAASLTAHRDRGGDAGGWLLGRSARLLRPTSALVLVLAGSAVVARLVGVEPSMVRTVVWFATIPLWFLAAYLVVVPLTPLMYALHRRFGLAVPVVMALLVAGGDLGRAIGYETAALPNYLLGWLAVHQVGFAWYDARRGHCDPAGSGAGSRWTRCLPMSRRAAVVLTAAGLGVAVLLTAVGPYPVSMINLPGQRLDNAAPPSVALLAVATAQLGLILLLRERAERWLHRSRPWQAVIAVNSVVLTVFLWHLSAVILLVGALDRLGVLPTPPAGSAAWLAWRLPWVLLLTVVLAALVAVFGPIEARTGRSTASRRYGSATPAPGRPDADADRPPEDGRPHPRRVAVRGVLTVAGFAAVGYALVANSATAKTAPEPLGLPVAALVAYLAGAGVLRLLRSGWGSRG, from the coding sequence ATGCGCCGCCTGGCCCGACTCGCCGCATGGACGCCGGCCGACCGCGAGCGCTACCTCGATCTGCTGCGGGCCGTGGCGATCATGATGGTCGTCCTCGGGCACTGGGCGGTCGCGACGATCGGCTACGACGAGCACGGGCAGCCCGACGGTCACTCCGCCCTGCCCGCGATCCCGTGGGCCTACCCGCTGACCTGGGCGGTCCAGGTGATGCCGGTGTTCTTCCTGGTCGGCGGCTACGCCAACGCCGCCTCGCTGACCGCGCACCGGGATCGTGGCGGAGACGCCGGTGGGTGGCTGCTCGGGCGCAGCGCCCGGCTGCTGCGTCCGACCAGCGCGCTGGTGCTGGTGCTGGCCGGGAGCGCGGTGGTGGCCCGGCTGGTCGGGGTCGAGCCGAGCATGGTCCGCACCGTCGTCTGGTTCGCCACGATCCCGCTGTGGTTCCTCGCCGCCTATCTCGTCGTGGTGCCGCTGACCCCGCTCATGTACGCGTTGCACCGCCGTTTCGGACTGGCCGTGCCGGTCGTGATGGCGCTGCTCGTGGCCGGAGGAGACCTCGGGCGGGCGATCGGGTACGAGACGGCGGCCCTGCCCAACTACCTGCTCGGCTGGCTGGCCGTACACCAGGTCGGTTTCGCCTGGTACGACGCCCGCCGGGGGCACTGCGACCCGGCCGGGTCCGGCGCGGGCAGCCGGTGGACGCGCTGCCTACCGATGTCCCGCCGTGCCGCCGTGGTGCTGACCGCCGCCGGTCTCGGCGTCGCGGTGCTGCTCACCGCCGTGGGCCCGTACCCGGTCAGCATGATCAACCTGCCCGGACAGCGACTGGACAACGCGGCTCCGCCGAGCGTCGCGTTGCTGGCCGTGGCCACCGCCCAGCTCGGGCTGATCCTGCTGCTGCGCGAGCGGGCCGAGCGCTGGCTGCACCGCAGCCGCCCCTGGCAGGCCGTGATCGCCGTCAACTCGGTCGTACTCACCGTCTTCCTGTGGCACCTGAGCGCGGTGATCCTGCTGGTCGGCGCGCTGGACCGGCTCGGTGTCCTGCCCACCCCACCAGCCGGGTCGGCCGCCTGGCTGGCCTGGCGTCTGCCCTGGGTACTGCTGCTCACCGTGGTCCTCGCCGCACTGGTCGCGGTCTTCGGCCCGATCGAGGCCCGCACCGGCCGCTCCACCGCGAGTCGCCGGTACGGGTCCGCCACCCCGGCACCGGGCCGACCCGACGCCGATGCGGACCGCCCGCCGGAAGACGGACGGCCGCACCCACGACGGGTCGCCGTGCGGGGCGTCCTGACCGTCGCCGGTTTCGCCGCCGTCGGGTACGCCCTGGTGGCCAACAGCGCCACCGCCAAGACCGCACCCGAGCCGCTCGGCCTGCCGGTCGCCGCCCTGGTGGCCTACCTGGCCGGGGCGGGCGTCCTGCGCCTGCTCAGGTCTGGGTGGGGAAGCCGAGGTTGA
- a CDS encoding GrpB family protein, producing MEGTPVTLCPHDPHWAVLFAQERVALETVLRRWLVGPVEHIGSTSIPGLAAKPIIDMMAPVRSLSEAVAAIEVVTALGYRNGVHRPEEAHYFFKPATDNWWERTCQLHLTEPTSLLWRRRIAFRDALRGRVDYRSRYEQLKRDLARAHGADLAAYARNKDDFVNEVLGVRDRTQAPAVDHPDR from the coding sequence ATGGAGGGCACACCGGTCACTCTCTGCCCGCACGATCCGCACTGGGCGGTGCTGTTCGCGCAGGAACGGGTCGCCCTGGAAACCGTTCTCAGGCGGTGGCTGGTGGGGCCGGTCGAGCACATCGGCTCGACATCGATTCCCGGCCTGGCAGCAAAACCGATCATCGACATGATGGCGCCGGTACGCAGCCTGTCGGAGGCGGTTGCGGCGATCGAAGTGGTGACCGCTCTCGGCTACCGCAACGGTGTGCACCGCCCGGAGGAAGCGCACTATTTCTTCAAGCCGGCGACCGACAACTGGTGGGAGCGCACCTGTCAGCTCCACCTCACCGAGCCGACCTCACTGCTCTGGCGGCGACGCATCGCGTTCCGCGACGCGCTGCGGGGGCGTGTGGACTACCGGTCCCGGTACGAGCAGCTCAAGCGCGATCTCGCGCGGGCGCACGGCGCCGACCTGGCGGCCTATGCGCGCAACAAGGACGACTTCGTCAACGAGGTCCTCGGCGTCCGTGACAGGACGCAAGCGCCAGCCGTCGACCACCCGGACCGGTGA